A segment of the Methanothermobacter tenebrarum genome:
GTGAAAGAGAAGATCACAGAATACGATGAAAAGGAAAAGGTCGGCTGTACCATCGAAATCGTATACCTCTTCTTAAATCCGAGAATACTCAAGGAAGAGGGGACAGTTTACAGACTGGAAAAATGCGGGGACAAAGGTGAAAGAAAACTTGTTAAAAGACCATATAAGATGATTATAGAAGCCGATTATATTATAAAAGCGAGTTTAGACCCTCTAAATCTCAAAATAAAACTTAAAAGGATAAAGGAACCTGTTAAATTTGAAGGTTCCGGAGCCTATGGAGCATCCCATGAAATGGAACACCTTTCAAAAGGCCAGATCAGTGGAAGACCATTCTGGGAATTCGAATATGAAATAGAAGAATAAAGGAAGGTAATTAGCTTTCTATCCAATTTTTCAATATTAACCAATAAAGTCCACTCCATAGAATGGAAGAAAGATAGCTGCAGAAAACATGCCCCTTATAAAATGATAAACAAGAATGTAATTGTGGAAAACTGTAATAACATAGAAACCCACAGCAGGGAAAAGACTTCAATAAATGATCTACTAATTCAGATCCATAGTATTACTTTAAGGAAAATAGGCACGCTAAAGATGGTCCACCCCTTATGAAATAGAATGGTCAATTCCACCATTTTGAACTAGAATGCTTGTATTGGATTCAGAGAACTGAAAAGTCTCCTAACAACCCCTTGAATCATGTCTTGAAAAAGGAATATTGGCAATATTAACGGAAAAATATCCATATGTCCCATTTCCATAAGAATGCGAAGAATGGGCGCCTAATACTCATAAATCCTTTTTTTGTGCACCTCCAGAAGGCTAAACCTTTATTAAGGTGCAAAGAACTTTGGGGTTTATTAACGTCACAAACTAAATATAACTTCTAGCATATTAAAATATTGGTGTATTAATATGAAAGCTGATGCCGTGAAAATTGCAGATAATGTTTACTGGGTCGGAGTCCTAGACTGGGATATTAGGAGCTACCATGGTTACACTCTCAAGGGTACAACCTATAATGTTTATCTTGTCTCCGGAGAAGATAAGGTAGCCCTTATAGATAACACATATCCTGGAACTGCCTCACAGATGATGGCAAGAATAGATGACGCACTCCAAAAGGAGGGCAAAGACAAAGTTGATATAATAATACAAAACCATATCGAGAGGGATCACAGCGGTTCATTACCAGAGGTTTGGAAAAAGTATAAAATACCTATATACTGTACGGGGAAAGCAGCTGAAGGATTAAAAAGACATTACCCAACCCTAGAAGATTCTAAGCTGGAGATAGTCAGGACAGGTGACAGCCTAGATCTTGGCGGTAAAAATCTCATGTTCCTTGAAGCTCCCATGCTCCACTGGCCTGATAGCATGTTCACATTCCTCGTGGAAGATGGTATACTATTCTCCAATGATGCCTTCGGACAACATTTATGCTACAATAAACGCTTTGACAGGGATGTTGATGATTATATTTTAATGGATGCTGCGAGAAAATTCTATGCAAATCTCATAACACCACTATCCCCATTAGTTTTGAGAAAATTCAAAGAAGTAGAGGACCTAGGACTCCTCGATAAGATAAAAATGATAGCACCATCCCACGGACAAATATGGACCAAGCCAGAGAAGATCATAAACGCATACAAAAAATGGGCCACGGGAAAATGCGAAGATAAAATAACAATAATATATGATACCATGCATTACTCCACCCAAAAATTGGCCCACGCCCTCGCAGAAGGGGCTATGAGCGAAGAAGTAGACGTTTCCATGTACTTCCTCCATGAAGACGAGAGAAGTGAAATAGTAAAGGATATACTTGAAAGCAAAGCTGTATTCATAGGGAGTCCCACAATTTTTAACGGGCCATTCCCAAGCCTTGGAGACCTAACATATTATCTGAGGGGTCTTGCCTTTGACAGGACAGGCTTCAGAAGACTCGCAGTTATTTTCGGTTCTAAAGGTTGGGGTGGGGGTGGGGTTAACAGCCTCAAACAGGAACTTTCAAAGGCAGGATTTGACGTGTTCGCCACCATAGAAGTTGATTATGTGCCATCAGAAGACGATCTACTTAAATGTTATAATCTGGCCAAATCAGCGGCTTCTAAGATAAAATCCCTTTAAAGTGATTAGATGGAGAAGATATTTCTAAGGGAGGACTTGTCCCCAAAGGATAAGCTTTTAACATGTTTATTCTGGGCTACTCGGAAAACCATCAGGGAAGTAGGGTGCGCTCCATTAAGGATAAATGAAATTAAAACATCAACAAAGATTTATAAACCCCATGGAAAAAAGTTACTAAAGCTTTCACCACCCATACTCGAGAATATAATAGATGATATGAGGAATGGTAGAACCGTGTCTTTTGAACTATCTATGGGTGAAGAGAGTTTAAAGGTTTATATAGATGACAGATCCTTTGCTGTTGCTTCCAAGAGGACAGAAGATCTTGAAAAGGAGATAACAGATAAGATAGGGGAAGAGATGAAAAGAAAAAAGCCCGATTTTTGTCAAACGTTCATGCCAAAAATCATGCCACAATAGTGGGTAAAATATTTATAGAACTCCTAACCCATGGATAATTGCAAATATTATATTGAGGTGATCACATGGCACAGTTAACTGGCTCACAACCAATAATAATACTACCAAAAGGAACCACAAGATATGTGGGAAAAGAAGCCCAGAGAATGAACATAGTAGCGGGCAGGATACTAGCAGAGACCATTAGAACAACCCTAGGCCCTAAGGGAATGGATAAGATGCTCGTAGACTCCCTAGGGGATATCGTAGTAACGAATGATGGTGTCACAATCCTAAAGGAGATGGATATAGCTCATCCAGCCGCTAAAATGTTGGTGGAAGTTGCAAAGACTCAAGAAGATGAGGTAGGAGACGGGACAACAACAGCAGTCATAATAACGGGAGAACTTCTCAAAAAAGCAGATGAACTCTTGGAAATGGGTGTGCATCCAACAATAATAGTTGAAGGTTACAGACAAGCAGCCAAAAAAGCCATAGAAATCCTGGATTCCATAGCGATAAATGCTAGGGATCGTGACACCCTACTAAAAGTTGCTATGACAGCAATGACAGGGAAAGGAGCTGAAAAGGCAAGAGAAACATTAGCAGAACTAGTTGTAGATGCGATACTCCAAGTTGAAGATAATGGTGAAATAGACAAGGACAACATAAACATTCAAAGGATACTTGGAGGATCAGTTGACGATTCCATGGTAGTTAATGGAATAGCAATCGACAAGGGAAGAGCAGACCATG
Coding sequences within it:
- a CDS encoding RimK/LysX family protein, translating into MIHLEHQQLKKLLKFTLKEKRVIKRLGIPPDAFIPLLFSIRFGGDWSFVRNSDKFMAVKEKITEYDEKEKVGCTIEIVYLFLNPRILKEEGTVYRLEKCGDKGERKLVKRPYKMIIEADYIIKASLDPLNLKIKLKRIKEPVKFEGSGAYGASHEMEHLSKGQISGRPFWEFEYEIEE
- the thsA gene encoding thermosome subunit alpha, coding for MAQLTGSQPIIILPKGTTRYVGKEAQRMNIVAGRILAETIRTTLGPKGMDKMLVDSLGDIVVTNDGVTILKEMDIAHPAAKMLVEVAKTQEDEVGDGTTTAVIITGELLKKADELLEMGVHPTIIVEGYRQAAKKAIEILDSIAINARDRDTLLKVAMTAMTGKGAEKARETLAELVVDAILQVEDNGEIDKDNINIQRILGGSVDDSMVVNGIAIDKGRADHAMPKRVENAKIALLKYPIEVKELETDAKIRLTDPSQMQAFIEQEERMIKDMVQKIIDSGANVLFCQKGIDDLALHYLSREGIYALKRVKKSDMKRLERATGAKLVTNIEDLTEEDLGEAGVVYEKKIFDELLTFVEDCKDPKALSIILRGSTRQVAEEVERAVEDAIGVVSATVEDEKVVAGGGAPEV
- a CDS encoding FprA family A-type flavoprotein — protein: MKADAVKIADNVYWVGVLDWDIRSYHGYTLKGTTYNVYLVSGEDKVALIDNTYPGTASQMMARIDDALQKEGKDKVDIIIQNHIERDHSGSLPEVWKKYKIPIYCTGKAAEGLKRHYPTLEDSKLEIVRTGDSLDLGGKNLMFLEAPMLHWPDSMFTFLVEDGILFSNDAFGQHLCYNKRFDRDVDDYILMDAARKFYANLITPLSPLVLRKFKEVEDLGLLDKIKMIAPSHGQIWTKPEKIINAYKKWATGKCEDKITIIYDTMHYSTQKLAHALAEGAMSEEVDVSMYFLHEDERSEIVKDILESKAVFIGSPTIFNGPFPSLGDLTYYLRGLAFDRTGFRRLAVIFGSKGWGGGGVNSLKQELSKAGFDVFATIEVDYVPSEDDLLKCYNLAKSAASKIKSL